In the genome of Dermacentor andersoni chromosome 3, qqDerAnde1_hic_scaffold, whole genome shotgun sequence, one region contains:
- the LOC126518949 gene encoding solute carrier family 13 member 1-like — protein sequence MFAHQDREMLPVLILPIPARTKSYVEGSEKQRIRVLLYLCVIYGANTGAITTITSAASNIVFKFAIEDLYAGRAPVDYALWLFFALPATIISTAIIFVTVLPVFFRCNRPSVGQESSSSAMEYVRRNYAALGPMRFHEVAVLLLFTLLVFLWLFRDPMFARGWATLFGSMKPKDATAVMIPVILLFMIPAQPWEGAKSPGLVTWPVVQAKLQWSVILLVGSGFAIADAMRVSGLSLLLGQQLGHLSHLPAGVLMMCLSILCSFMSEFVSNAGTVTVLLPIFAVLAEDLHLNPLLLMIPATLTSNFAFVLPVGTPANAIVYEHARLKVSDMVLPGLLVKAITIFTTVAVAFVLGDPIFGMFSEADWLRPVVAANISGTATSPAR from the exons ATGTTTGCACACCAAGACAG agagatgtTGCCAGTGCTGATTTTGCCTATCCCCGCACGTACCAAGAGCTACGTCGAAGGGTCTGAGAAGCAGCGCATTCGCGTGCTACTCTACCTGTGCGTCATCTACGGCGCCAACACTGGCGCAATCACCACCATCACGAGCGCTGCTTCTAATATCGTCTTCAAGTTCGCCATTGAGGA CTTGTACGCAGGACGGGCTCCGGTCGACTACGCGCTATGGCTGTTCTTCGCCCTGCCGGCAACGATTATCAGTACGGCCATTATTTTCGTTACTGTGCTGCCTGTGTTCTTCCGGTGTAACAG GCCAAGCGTTGGCCAAGAAAGCAGCAGCTCTGCGATGGAATATGTTCGTCGCAACTACGCAGCCCTCGGACCAATGAG ATTCCATGAGGTGGCCGTCTTACTGCTGTTCACGCTGCTGGTTTTTCTCTGGCTATTCCGGGACCCCATGTTTGCCAGAGGCTGGGCGACGTTGTTTGGTTCCAT GAAACCGAAAGACGCCACTGCGGTCATGATACCGGTCATACTGCTCTTCATGATTCCCGCCCAACCGTGGGAAGGAGCCAAGAGCCCCGGACTTGTCACATGGCCTGTTGTGCAGGCAAAGCTGCAGTGGAGCGTCATCCTGCTCGTCGGCAGCGGTTTTGCCATCGCCGACGCCATGAGG GTCTCCGGTCTTTCTTTACTTCTCGGTCAACAGCTCGGCCACTTGTCCCACCTGCCCGCAGGTGTGCTCATGATGTGCCTTAGCATCTTGTGCTCGTTCATGTCGGAGTTCGTCAGCAACGCCGGCACTGTCACGGTTCTGCTGCCCATATTTGCAGTTCTG GCTGAAGACCTGCACTTAAACCCTCTGCTCTTAATGATACCGGCGACACTGACCAGCAACTTTGCCTTCGTGCTGCCAGTGGGGACTCCAGCAAATGCCATTGTTTACGAGCACGCACGCCTGAAGGTGTCCGACATG GTCCTTCCTGGTCTCCTAGTAAAGGCTATCACAATATTCACAACTGTGGCCGTGGCCTTCGTGCTCGGCGACCCGATCTTCGGCATGTTCAGCGAAGCGGACTGGCTGCGACCCGTCGTCGCGGCCAACATCAGCGGCACCGCTACTTCGCCCGCGCGTTAG